From one Paenibacillus terrae HPL-003 genomic stretch:
- a CDS encoding NADPH-dependent F420 reductase, producing MSYSIIGFGAVGQALARAFARKNIDVTVASRRPPVTLMQQARAIGPTVVPRTLQDAIASDTIFLAVPFWEHREVAKQITTWQGKTIIDATNTNAPVEDLDGQPSSAVVAKAFTGARFVKGFNHLPAAVLAADPSVNGGSRVVFLSSDDENAVAPVAVLAEQLGFAPIALGPLKDGGSLVQARGNTWAELIFQDLVKFK from the coding sequence ATGAGCTATTCGATTATTGGCTTTGGCGCGGTAGGCCAAGCACTCGCCCGAGCATTTGCAAGAAAGAACATCGATGTGACCGTCGCCAGCCGGCGCCCTCCCGTGACGTTGATGCAGCAGGCACGAGCGATCGGCCCCACCGTTGTCCCTAGGACGCTGCAGGATGCAATCGCGTCCGACACGATCTTCCTGGCGGTTCCGTTTTGGGAACATCGCGAAGTCGCGAAGCAGATCACAACCTGGCAGGGCAAGACGATCATCGACGCGACAAATACGAATGCTCCCGTTGAAGACCTGGATGGTCAGCCGTCGTCCGCAGTTGTCGCCAAAGCGTTTACCGGCGCCAGGTTCGTAAAGGGCTTTAACCATCTGCCCGCTGCCGTTCTGGCCGCTGATCCGAGCGTGAATGGCGGCAGCCGCGTCGTGTTTTTGTCAAGCGACGACGAAAATGCGGTGGCGCCGGTCGCGGTTCTGGCCGAACAACTCGGTTTCGCGCCGATTGCGCTAGGACCGCTCAAGGATGGCGGCTCGCTCGTCCAGGCCAGGGGCAATACCTGGGCTGAACTGATCTTCCAGGATCTCGTCAAGTTCAAATAG
- a CDS encoding SDR family NAD(P)-dependent oxidoreductase, protein MGKLEGKVAVITGGSSGMALASAKRFVEEGAYVFITGRRQEALDEAVKLIGRNVTGVRGDSANLDDLDRLFDTVKREKGKIDVLFASAGTGEAGPLGEISEQHFDATFGLNTRGTLFAVQKALPLFNDGGSIIMTGSVTSVKGFPGFGVYAASKAALRSFARTWLNELKGRNIRVNVLSPGPIATPMQDQAIDEETKRMFESLIPRGKMGRPEEIATAALFLASDDSSFVNGVDLSVDGGLSAI, encoded by the coding sequence ATGGGAAAACTTGAAGGTAAGGTTGCAGTCATCACGGGTGGATCGAGCGGCATGGCGCTGGCGAGCGCCAAGCGGTTCGTTGAAGAAGGCGCCTATGTTTTCATCACGGGCCGGAGGCAGGAGGCGCTCGACGAGGCCGTCAAGCTGATTGGCCGGAACGTGACCGGCGTGCGCGGCGACTCGGCCAATCTCGACGACCTCGACCGCCTGTTCGATACAGTAAAGCGGGAAAAGGGCAAGATCGATGTCCTATTCGCGAGCGCTGGCACGGGCGAAGCCGGCCCACTGGGCGAGATTAGCGAGCAGCACTTCGATGCGACCTTCGGCCTGAATACGCGCGGAACGCTGTTTGCGGTCCAGAAGGCGTTGCCGCTGTTCAACGATGGCGGATCGATCATCATGACCGGGTCAGTTACTTCGGTGAAAGGTTTTCCTGGTTTCGGCGTGTATGCGGCGAGCAAGGCGGCGTTGCGCTCATTCGCACGCACTTGGCTCAACGAACTGAAGGGCAGGAATATCCGGGTGAACGTGCTGAGCCCGGGGCCGATCGCCACACCGATGCAGGACCAAGCTATCGACGAGGAGACGAAGCGGATGTTCGAATCCCTGATCCCGCGGGGAAAGATGGGCCGTCCTGAGGAAATTGCGACGGCCGCGCTGTTTCTTGCTTCAGACGATTCGAGCTTCGTGAATGGGGTGGATTTGTCTGTCGACGGCGGCTTATCGGCCATCTGA
- a CDS encoding helix-turn-helix domain-containing protein produces MATFAERFKMLREERGWTQEQAAERLKISRSTIAGYESDKKGRTPRKETIDKIATLFGVSIDFLLGRINEEYSGQYSDSRKYFRASAVTGEAGPLGEITEQPLSRRFMRADARKNYSHLLAVARDVVTEHGADASMRDIARRADVGLATLLRHFPTREALFEALLRMNVDALTQQAAELETSKPPDEALVSWFREGVAFFHSYSGVCALMASAHADPDSALHASSSAVRSAGARLLLRAQAEGTARADMDGVDLFALMSGLGWLVGQPGFAPRGDHLFHVITSAILINRPSNGVKKATC; encoded by the coding sequence GTGGCTACATTCGCCGAGAGATTTAAAATGCTTCGTGAAGAGCGAGGATGGACGCAGGAGCAAGCTGCAGAACGATTGAAAATATCTAGATCTACCATAGCTGGATACGAGTCTGACAAAAAAGGCAGAACACCAAGGAAGGAAACGATCGATAAGATTGCCACTCTTTTTGGGGTTTCTATAGACTTTTTATTAGGTCGCATTAACGAAGAATACAGCGGCCAGTACTCAGATTCTAGAAAATATTTCCGAGCGAGCGCTGTCACGGGCGAAGCCGGCCCACTGGGCGAGATTACCGAGCAGCCATTGTCAAGGCGATTTATGCGAGCCGACGCCAGAAAAAATTACAGCCATCTACTTGCAGTCGCGCGTGACGTCGTCACCGAGCATGGTGCCGACGCGTCCATGCGAGATATCGCCCGCCGGGCCGACGTCGGGTTGGCCACACTGCTTCGCCATTTCCCGACGCGAGAAGCCTTGTTCGAAGCGTTGCTGCGTATGAATGTGGACGCACTGACGCAGCAGGCAGCCGAACTCGAAACGTCGAAGCCACCTGACGAAGCGCTGGTGTCCTGGTTTCGCGAAGGGGTGGCATTCTTTCATAGCTATAGCGGCGTTTGCGCCTTGATGGCGAGCGCCCACGCGGACCCGGACTCCGCGCTTCACGCTTCAAGCTCAGCGGTGCGGTCAGCGGGCGCGCGACTACTGCTCCGCGCTCAGGCCGAGGGAACGGCGCGCGCCGATATGGATGGGGTCGACCTGTTCGCCCTGATGTCGGGGCTCGGCTGGCTCGTCGGCCAGCCCGGATTCGCGCCACGGGGGGATCATCTCTTTCACGTTATTACGAGCGCCATCCTGATAAATCGGCCTAGCAACGGTGTCAAGAAGGCAACGTGTTGA
- a CDS encoding IS3 family transposase produces the protein MLEVERSTFYAYVNRPEQAQETIHRAGRPAPGLSYTQDGEPISDEQICEWIMEFLAGEGANYGYCKLTVLLRRRHQLKINKKKVYRLCKRMDVLRPQRKLKIKHPKRLANNRVITASNQLWETDIKYGWVQGEQRFFFLMSILDVFDRAVVTYHIGLTCEAKHLVQIMQEALMKRQLFDKAEKPVIRSDNGPQFISNLFEEACNEFVMIHERIPPKTPNKNAHIESYHSIIEVECYQRQEFETYPQAYEVVSQFIQDYNRIRIHGSIYDLSPYEYMEAVKQGTVKPKQIKV, from the coding sequence GTGCTAGAGGTAGAACGTTCAACGTTTTATGCATACGTGAATAGGCCAGAGCAAGCCCAAGAAACAATCCACAGGGCCGGTCGTCCTGCACCTGGTTTATCTTATACACAAGATGGTGAGCCAATCAGTGATGAGCAGATTTGTGAATGGATCATGGAGTTCTTAGCAGGCGAAGGCGCGAACTACGGCTATTGTAAACTGACCGTGCTTTTACGCCGCCGCCATCAACTGAAAATTAACAAGAAGAAAGTTTACCGTCTATGCAAGCGGATGGATGTGCTTCGTCCACAGCGGAAACTCAAGATTAAGCATCCCAAGCGACTTGCCAACAATCGCGTCATAACGGCCTCTAATCAACTGTGGGAGACTGACATTAAGTATGGATGGGTCCAAGGCGAGCAACGGTTCTTCTTCCTTATGAGCATCTTAGATGTGTTTGATCGCGCCGTAGTTACTTATCACATTGGATTGACGTGCGAAGCGAAGCATCTCGTTCAGATCATGCAGGAAGCACTGATGAAACGTCAGCTCTTTGACAAGGCAGAAAAGCCTGTCATTCGTTCGGACAACGGTCCGCAATTTATTAGCAACCTGTTTGAGGAAGCTTGTAACGAGTTTGTCATGATTCACGAGCGCATCCCGCCAAAAACGCCGAATAAAAACGCGCATATCGAATCGTATCATTCGATCATAGAGGTGGAGTGCTATCAGCGGCAGGAGTTTGAAACATATCCACAGGCCTATGAAGTCGTAAGTCAGTTTATACAAGATTATAATCGTATCCGCATCCACGGCAGCATTTACGATTTGTCCCCGTATGAATATATGGAAGCGGTGAAACAAGGCACTGTGAAGCCAAAGCAGATTAAGGTTTAA
- a CDS encoding transposase — protein sequence MKKKQYDLNFKKMVVAKGKEIGNMTAIARQHELDPKMVLRWARELNRKDLDTLDGSSVKQAKFVPTSEDYAELVKENEKLKKLFAEQALERDILKDLLKKTNPHLRIK from the coding sequence ATGAAGAAGAAACAGTATGATCTAAATTTCAAGAAGATGGTGGTTGCCAAGGGGAAGGAAATCGGCAACATGACCGCTATAGCAAGACAACATGAGCTTGATCCAAAGATGGTATTGCGATGGGCCAGAGAATTAAATCGTAAGGATCTAGATACACTGGATGGTTCTAGTGTAAAGCAAGCGAAATTTGTACCGACTTCAGAAGATTATGCAGAGCTTGTGAAAGAGAATGAGAAACTTAAGAAGCTCTTTGCAGAGCAAGCCTTAGAGAGGGATATTCTCAAAGACCTACTAAAAAAAACGAACCCGCACTTGCGGATAAAATAG
- a CDS encoding GNAT family N-acetyltransferase: MRQIRKEDHAVVMVDNGQVVAEVGYKSIDDHSLVIDHTFVSEKLRGQKIGKELIDKVVQMAREQHKKVVPACSYALALFKRHQEYSDVWQQ; the protein is encoded by the coding sequence ATGAGACAAATTCGCAAGGAGGACCATGCGGTAGTCATGGTGGATAATGGACAGGTGGTTGCGGAAGTAGGCTATAAATCCATAGATGACCATTCCTTGGTCATTGACCATACATTTGTATCCGAAAAGCTGCGGGGGCAAAAAATTGGCAAGGAGCTGATCGACAAAGTCGTTCAGATGGCGAGGGAGCAACATAAAAAAGTCGTTCCCGCATGCTCGTACGCACTGGCCCTGTTCAAGCGTCATCAAGAATATAGTGACGTCTGGCAGCAGTAA
- a CDS encoding DUF420 domain-containing protein, with the protein MNKASEDKQYAPTSNRNFTALIITVSVIANVIILLLFFSPIGYQGSVSFDITIFPRLNAIFNSFTFIFLVAALVAIIKKNVKVHKTFVLLAFASTVLFLFSYLTFHYISPDTAKFGGVGIIRPIYFTLLISHSILAAIIVPLALFTVVWGWTMQVAKHRKIARWTMPIWLYVSLTGVLVYVFMAPYY; encoded by the coding sequence ATGAATAAAGCGAGTGAGGACAAGCAGTACGCTCCAACGAGCAATCGTAATTTCACAGCCTTGATTATCACCGTTTCCGTCATAGCCAACGTGATTATTTTGCTGCTGTTCTTTTCGCCAATTGGATACCAGGGGAGTGTTAGCTTCGATATCACCATTTTCCCGAGGTTGAATGCGATTTTTAACAGCTTCACGTTTATTTTCCTGGTGGCGGCGTTGGTTGCCATTATCAAGAAGAACGTCAAAGTGCATAAAACATTTGTTCTACTGGCCTTCGCCAGCACTGTTTTATTTTTGTTTTCCTATTTGACCTTCCACTATATTTCGCCGGACACTGCAAAATTTGGCGGGGTGGGGATTATTCGGCCGATTTACTTTACGTTGCTGATTTCACACAGCATACTGGCTGCCATTATCGTACCACTGGCCCTGTTCACGGTTGTATGGGGATGGACGATGCAGGTGGCGAAACACCGTAAAATTGCACGCTGGACCATGCCAATCTGGTTGTATGTCAGCTTAACCGGGGTGCTCGTGTACGTATTCATGGCCCCATATTATTAA
- a CDS encoding ABC transporter substrate-binding protein, translating into MTKKAKGRLRLLVSMLALVVLLSSCGGGGSKPENVNGGKVTLQFWTIALQPTFTPYFNRVIADYEEKNPNVKIDWKDYPYDAVTNKLLTSIASGSSPDVVNLNTEFASQMGSKGAVVDMNEHLSPEEKAAYFDGIYNSTVINGKAYALPWYTGTEVLYMNTKLVKAAGLDPAHPPKTREELSEWGRQVNRKIGKAGYAQQLVSKLFAIDGIPILNKEKTAAAFNTPEAVTMIDNLKKQMEDGVVLKEDAEFSQQVKYYAGEQVAFELAGPTFINFIKTAAPDVYKNTIAVPVPTGKADVRLSNTMDLVVPTKSAHVDEAVKFAVFLTNAESQTAFSKAANTLPSTKDSIKDPYFTQSDQSLEAQAKVVSAQSLDKATDYMVGVPNAKDVNSAVTRAFQNIILNGTDTKQTLTALEQEVNDILKQ; encoded by the coding sequence GTGACGAAGAAAGCGAAAGGCAGGTTACGGTTGCTTGTTTCTATGCTCGCGCTGGTTGTGCTACTGAGCAGCTGCGGTGGCGGAGGCTCAAAGCCGGAAAACGTTAACGGAGGAAAAGTGACACTGCAATTTTGGACCATCGCGCTACAGCCTACATTTACCCCATATTTCAATCGGGTGATTGCCGATTATGAGGAGAAGAATCCCAATGTCAAAATCGACTGGAAGGATTACCCTTATGACGCAGTGACCAACAAGCTGTTGACGAGTATCGCCAGTGGCAGCAGTCCGGATGTGGTGAATCTCAATACGGAATTTGCCAGCCAAATGGGGTCTAAAGGTGCTGTTGTGGATATGAATGAGCATCTGTCTCCGGAGGAAAAGGCTGCTTATTTCGACGGTATTTATAATTCTACAGTTATTAACGGTAAGGCTTATGCGCTACCTTGGTATACCGGTACGGAAGTGCTCTACATGAATACGAAGCTGGTGAAGGCTGCCGGTTTAGACCCTGCCCATCCGCCCAAAACGCGGGAGGAGCTGTCTGAATGGGGCCGCCAGGTCAATAGAAAAATCGGTAAAGCAGGCTATGCGCAGCAGCTTGTATCCAAGCTTTTTGCCATAGACGGGATTCCGATTTTGAATAAAGAAAAGACAGCAGCGGCGTTCAATACACCGGAAGCGGTCACCATGATTGATAATCTCAAAAAACAGATGGAAGACGGTGTCGTGCTCAAAGAGGACGCTGAGTTTTCACAGCAAGTGAAATATTATGCCGGAGAGCAGGTTGCTTTCGAGCTGGCAGGCCCAACGTTTATCAACTTTATCAAAACGGCTGCGCCGGACGTATACAAGAACACGATTGCTGTTCCTGTACCTACAGGTAAAGCTGATGTACGGCTGTCCAACACCATGGATCTGGTCGTACCGACCAAGTCCGCACATGTGGATGAAGCGGTGAAGTTTGCTGTTTTCCTGACGAATGCGGAGAGCCAGACGGCTTTTTCCAAAGCGGCTAATACACTACCTTCCACGAAGGATTCCATTAAAGACCCGTACTTCACACAGTCTGATCAATCGCTGGAAGCACAAGCCAAAGTGGTATCCGCGCAAAGCTTGGATAAGGCGACGGACTACATGGTCGGTGTTCCTAATGCCAAGGACGTGAACAGCGCTGTTACGCGTGCTTTTCAAAATATTATATTGAACGGAACGGACACGAAGCAGACGCTTACTGCTTTGGAGCAGGAAGTGAATGATATTTTAAAGCAATAG
- a CDS encoding carbohydrate ABC transporter permease codes for MIKWLRSESFTAWAFMTPGLLLLAVFVFWPIIYSIPLALTDYSVISDTHYVGLDNFETAFKDRNFLISIWNSLVYVLIVPFLQIFSILMAVLVNSRIPGIKIFRTTYYIPVVTSMVAVALIWSWLLGNNSVVNYLLMQAGVISKDIHWLSDSSLALYVLMFITMWKGLGYYMMLYLAGLQNIPQDLYEAARVDGASRWRLIVHITLPLLRPYILFCTLISLMAAIRVFDEVYVLTKGGPGTATLTSSLYIFQKGMEQFNFGYASALGLIVGAVIAVLSIIVFRFNRKGGVNPY; via the coding sequence ATGATCAAATGGTTGAGGTCGGAATCTTTTACGGCCTGGGCCTTTATGACGCCGGGACTGTTATTGCTTGCCGTCTTTGTATTTTGGCCTATTATTTACAGCATTCCGCTCGCATTGACGGACTACTCGGTCATATCGGATACCCATTATGTCGGTCTGGATAATTTCGAGACAGCGTTTAAGGACCGCAACTTTCTCATTTCGATCTGGAACTCATTGGTGTACGTGCTCATTGTTCCCTTTCTTCAAATTTTCTCTATCCTGATGGCCGTGCTGGTGAACAGCCGTATACCAGGAATTAAAATATTTCGTACGACCTACTACATTCCTGTTGTAACTTCTATGGTAGCAGTGGCCTTAATTTGGAGCTGGTTGCTTGGCAATAACAGCGTTGTGAATTATTTGCTCATGCAGGCAGGCGTAATCAGTAAGGACATTCACTGGCTGTCAGACAGTTCTTTGGCCTTGTATGTACTCATGTTCATCACGATGTGGAAGGGACTCGGGTATTATATGATGCTCTATCTGGCCGGTTTGCAGAACATTCCACAAGACCTATACGAAGCCGCCAGAGTAGATGGAGCAAGCCGCTGGCGGCTAATTGTCCATATTACACTCCCGTTATTAAGACCCTACATTCTATTTTGTACGCTCATATCGCTCATGGCGGCTATTCGTGTGTTCGATGAAGTGTATGTGCTGACCAAGGGCGGGCCGGGAACAGCCACGCTGACCTCCAGCTTGTATATTTTCCAAAAGGGGATGGAGCAGTTTAACTTTGGTTATGCTTCGGCGCTCGGCTTAATTGTCGGTGCAGTTATTGCGGTGCTCAGTATTATCGTATTTCGATTCAATAGGAAAGGCGGTGTCAATCCCTATTGA
- a CDS encoding carbohydrate ABC transporter permease encodes MNLQDDKMLQSALPKNEYSRIIRKLGRVVRMTVIYVLLVLLALFLMGPFLWLLSVSLMPGRNIFSSPPAIFPTFIDFDNYAQVWQFMNFPKYMLNTVIITALGVIFNVLLASLTGYPLAVFRFKGKNLVFTLLISTMIIPSYTSFIVHYLTIQGLHLGNTYLGVVLPGAVSVFNIFLMRQTFIHIPTDVRDSGKMDGASEFRIWWQLVLPLVKPALAVISLLEAMSFWNSFLWPIVILNDTELYPLAAALTYLNGQFAYNFGWIAAGTMISVLPIIILFLFTQRYYMEGLAGAVKG; translated from the coding sequence ATGAATTTACAGGATGACAAAATGCTACAGTCGGCCCTTCCCAAAAACGAATATAGCCGCATCATTCGCAAACTGGGGCGAGTTGTAAGGATGACGGTGATCTATGTACTACTGGTGCTGCTCGCTCTCTTTTTAATGGGACCGTTCCTATGGCTGCTCAGCGTATCACTTATGCCGGGCCGTAACATTTTCTCATCGCCGCCCGCCATTTTCCCGACCTTTATTGATTTTGATAATTATGCTCAGGTATGGCAGTTTATGAACTTTCCGAAGTATATGCTGAACACGGTGATCATTACGGCGCTTGGTGTTATTTTCAATGTGCTGCTCGCCAGTCTGACGGGATATCCTTTGGCTGTATTTCGTTTTAAGGGTAAAAATCTGGTGTTTACGCTACTGATTTCCACCATGATTATTCCTTCATATACGTCGTTCATCGTACATTACTTGACCATTCAGGGGCTTCATCTGGGCAATACGTATTTGGGGGTGGTGCTGCCTGGAGCTGTCTCCGTGTTCAACATTTTTCTGATGCGGCAGACGTTTATCCATATTCCTACCGATGTACGTGATTCCGGCAAAATGGACGGCGCTTCGGAATTCCGAATCTGGTGGCAACTGGTGCTACCGCTGGTGAAGCCGGCGCTCGCCGTGATTTCTTTGCTGGAGGCCATGTCGTTCTGGAATAGCTTCCTGTGGCCTATCGTTATTCTGAACGACACAGAGCTATACCCGCTGGCGGCTGCGCTCACATATCTCAATGGTCAATTTGCCTATAACTTCGGCTGGATTGCAGCGGGCACGATGATTTCGGTACTGCCGATCATTATTTTGTTCCTGTTCACACAGCGCTACTATATGGAAGGCTTGGCGGGTGCAGTAAAAGGATAG
- a CDS encoding protein O-GlcNAcase — translation MELTKGTRSNSHMGLTPQEIQYYFRDVYDSGAKLVIPEPYLICELSSRFGMNQEYEGVLDPDGPIKLILPPGPGVPSETCGSVQLVLEYDGALVADGYRLEIHKESRIEIHAAHKRGLKYGMDALHLLLQVEQERCTLPVVSIRDEPSFPVRGIIEGFYGEPWSLADRLDAVRFMATHRMNTFMYAPKDDPYHRELWREPYPADTFAQIQELKEACDQHEVDFHYCISPGNDLSFGSDEDFLSLTEKLAAVISIGVRHFSILMDDIDYVLKGENRHLLGRSGHAHVFLTNKVHAWLAERLPEFTLTVCPSEYWSYWDTVYKKDFRERLHPEIKVFWTGYFVFAPHIGRKHAADNHAFFGHELWLWDNIPVNDCDRDRLFLDPLRGRYSGLPDCGHTGMVANPMNQWECSKVTLITMSHYMWNSERYMPQLSWDWAVRELAGARAEELMFFCRQNRNSRLGGSTYEDVDLALQLRDIPALDIYFERLLQVVSVLRQVPADDLAAGFVAQATPWLERAELDAALWRTLRRAVVSSERPSGAQEEESITPPEVGGGQEPVPLADEVVVELRRCITACLETEARLGSDPAIRAAERWGYVGQDEQGKYRLIL, via the coding sequence ATGGAGCTGACGAAAGGAACGCGGTCCAATTCCCATATGGGGCTAACACCGCAGGAGATTCAATATTATTTTCGTGATGTGTATGACAGTGGGGCAAAGCTGGTCATACCCGAGCCATATTTGATTTGTGAGCTGTCCTCCCGCTTCGGGATGAATCAGGAATATGAAGGCGTTCTGGACCCCGACGGGCCGATCAAGCTGATCCTGCCTCCAGGGCCGGGCGTGCCGAGCGAAACATGCGGAAGCGTGCAATTGGTACTGGAGTACGATGGAGCGCTCGTTGCAGACGGCTATCGTTTGGAGATTCACAAAGAAAGTCGAATTGAAATTCATGCTGCTCATAAAAGAGGGCTCAAATACGGCATGGATGCCCTGCATTTGCTGCTTCAAGTCGAACAAGAGCGATGTACACTGCCTGTGGTGTCCATTCGCGATGAGCCTTCTTTTCCGGTCAGAGGGATTATTGAAGGCTTTTACGGAGAACCATGGAGCCTGGCGGATCGGTTGGATGCCGTTCGTTTTATGGCAACACATCGGATGAACACATTCATGTATGCTCCCAAGGATGATCCGTATCATCGTGAGTTATGGCGTGAGCCGTACCCGGCAGACACGTTTGCGCAGATCCAAGAATTAAAGGAAGCCTGCGACCAGCATGAGGTGGATTTTCATTACTGCATCAGTCCGGGGAACGACCTGAGCTTTGGCAGCGATGAAGATTTCCTTAGTTTGACGGAAAAGCTGGCGGCTGTAATTTCCATTGGCGTGCGCCATTTTTCCATATTAATGGATGACATTGACTATGTGCTAAAAGGAGAAAATCGACATTTGCTGGGCCGCTCAGGCCACGCTCATGTCTTTTTGACGAACAAGGTGCATGCATGGCTGGCGGAACGGTTGCCTGAATTTACGCTGACAGTCTGTCCTTCGGAATATTGGTCGTACTGGGATACCGTGTATAAAAAGGATTTTCGCGAGCGGCTGCACCCGGAGATTAAGGTGTTCTGGACCGGATACTTTGTGTTTGCTCCGCATATCGGTCGGAAGCACGCTGCCGATAATCATGCGTTCTTTGGGCATGAGCTGTGGCTGTGGGATAACATTCCAGTGAATGATTGTGACCGTGACCGCTTATTCCTCGATCCACTGCGCGGGCGGTATTCCGGGCTTCCAGACTGCGGACATACCGGTATGGTAGCCAACCCGATGAATCAGTGGGAATGCTCCAAAGTAACGCTCATTACGATGTCTCATTATATGTGGAACAGTGAGCGGTACATGCCGCAACTCTCTTGGGATTGGGCTGTGCGGGAGTTAGCGGGAGCGCGCGCCGAGGAACTGATGTTTTTCTGCCGTCAAAACAGGAACAGCCGACTGGGCGGCAGCACGTATGAGGACGTGGACCTTGCTCTGCAATTGCGTGATATCCCGGCGCTGGATATATACTTTGAGCGGCTGCTCCAGGTCGTGAGCGTCCTGCGGCAAGTACCGGCCGATGACCTGGCGGCAGGCTTCGTAGCACAGGCCACGCCGTGGCTGGAACGCGCCGAGCTGGACGCTGCTCTGTGGCGTACGTTGCGCCGAGCTGTGGTCAGCAGCGAGCGACCGAGCGGTGCGCAGGAAGAGGAGAGCATTACGCCGCCGGAAGTGGGTGGTGGGCAAGAGCCTGTACCGCTGGCGGACGAAGTCGTGGTGGAACTCCGGCGCTGTATCACTGCCTGTCTGGAGACAGAGGCTCGGCTCGGCAGTGATCCGGCGATCCGCGCAGCCGAGCGGTGGGGCTACGTCGGTCAAGATGAACAGGGCAAGTATCGACTGATCCTGTGA